The sequence AAAACAGTCTAATTTTTAGTAAAACAGAAAACTTTAAAAACCCTAGATTCATACAATACAATGTAGATAACAATTTTTAAAATACAATATATTGTATCTACATGCTATCTGGTGTGATGGAATATGAACTGTCCATACTGCAACCACATTGAATCCAAAGTCACAGACTCAAGAGACACAGGAAAATACTCAATACGCAGACGACGAGAATGCCTGAAATGCGGCAAAAGATTCACAACCTATGAATCCATTGAAATGGAACCACTTTACGTAATAAAAAAAGACGGACGACGAGAAAAATTCGATAGAAATAAAATCAAAAACGGCATAATGAAAGCCCTCGAAAAACGCCCAATAAGCCACGAAAAAATAGACGAAATAGTCGACTCAATAGAAGAAAAAATAAGACGCTGCGGAAAAGAAGAAGTCGAAACATCACTCATAGGGGAGTATGTGATGGAAACACTAAAACAAGTTGACCATGTCGGATACATAAGATTCGCATCAGTATATAGATCATTTACCGATGTTAACTCATTCGAAAAAGAGGTTAAAAACTTAATGAAACAAACAACAAAAAAGGAGAAATAAAAGATGATAAGAAAAATTAGGAAAAGAGACGGAAGAGTTGTTGATTTCAACCCCATAAAAATAACAGAAGCTATCTGGAAAGCAGCACAAGCAGTCGGCGGAAAGGATTACAAAAAAGCAGTAGAACTAACAGACAAAGTAATACAAATGCTTGAAAAAACACTAAAAAAAGGAGAAATACCAACAGTCGAACAGGTACAAGATATTGTTGAAAAAACACTAATTGAAGAAGGACACGCAAAAACAGCCAAAGCCTACATACTCTATAGAAAACAACACCAAGACATAAGAGAAATAGGAGGCCTACTAAAAGACATAGACATAGTAGATGGCTACCTTAGCATGATGGACTGGAAAGTACAAGAAAACAGCAACATGGCCTACTCCCTACAAGGATTAAATGTTTACGCAACAGAAAATATTATTTCTCATTACTGGCTTAATAAAATTTATCCCCCAGAAATAGGCGAAGCACACACAAAAGGATCATACCATATTCATGACCTTGGTACACTCGGGGCATATTGCGTAGGATGGGATCTAAAAGATTTATTATTATTGGGATTCCGAGGTGTTTCAGGTAAAATAGAAAGTAAACCAGCAAAACACTTTAGCACAGCACTAATGCAGGTTGTAAACTATCTTTACACGCTACAAGGTGAAGCAGCTGGTGCACAAGCACTATCAAACTTTGACAGCTTACTTGCACCATTTATTAGATACGATGGTTTGAGTTATAAAGATGTAAAACAAGAAATGCAGAAATTTCTTTTCAACATGAATGTGCCGACACGAGTAGGCTTCCAAAGCCCATTCAGCAACTGTACCCTAGATCTTACAGTTCCCAAATACATGATGGATGAACCTGTGATAATTGGTGGAGAGTTAAAAGATGATACTTACAGTGATTTTGTTGATGAAATAGGCATGTTTAATCGAGCATTTGCCGAGGTAATGTATGAAGGTGATGCTAAAGGAAGGCCTTTTACATTTCCAATCCCGACATATAACATTACAAAGAATTTCAATTGGGACGATGATTCGTTAGATCCTATATGGGATATGACTGCAAAATATGGTGCACCATATTTCTCAAATTTTATTAATTCAGATATGAAACCAGAGGATGCAAGAAGTATGTGCTGCAGATTACGTTTAGACAACAGAGAACTGAGAAAACGTGGTGGCGGATTATTTGGTGCGAATCCAAAAACAGGTTGTTATGATGAAAAAACCGAGGTACTTACTGAAAATGGTTGGAAATTTTTTAAAGATGTAAATAAAAATGAAAAAGTATTTACTTTAACTAAAAATAATGAAATCAAATTACATAAACCAATAAGATTTTTTGAATATGATTATGATAATGAAATGTATCATTTTAAAACAAGATCTCTTGATTTACTAGTTACTCCAAATCATCGAATGTTGGTAGATAATACATGGACTAAAGAAAGAAAATTTGTAGAGGCAAAAGATTTCAAACCTAATACTCACCGCATCCCTAAACGAGGCATTTGGAATTGTTCAAAGAAAAAATTCTTTGAATTACCACCCGTATCAATCTTAGGTGGTTCAGGTCCTACTTCGCGTTTTTCTGATGAAGAAATAGAAGATATAAAGTTAGAAAAAAGAAACGGAAAAAGCATCTATCAACTTGCCAAGAAGTACAATTGTAATCCTGTAACTATTCATAATATTTGTAAAAATTCTAAATATGGTAATAGAGAAAGAGTAAGAGTTAGATATGAAACCTCTCCTTTAAAAATAAAAATCGATAATTGGTTGAAGTTTTTTGGTTTCTGGTTGGCAGAAGGATCTACAGACAATGAAAAAATTGCAAAAAGCCATGGGTATAGGACAGTAATCTCCCAAGTCAATAAACAAAAAAGAAAAGAAATTATGAAAGTGTTGGACTCTTTGCCATTTAATTACACTTTAGAAGATGAAACTTATTTTGTTATCTGTAATAAACAACTTTGGTCTTATCTAAGACAGTTTGGTGATAAATATACTAAGTTCATTCCACGTGAAATCAAAGAACTGGATAGGAAAAAATTGAAAATTTTATTTGATTGGATGGTGAAAAGGGATGGGTATATACGTAAGAGCAACGGGCAAATCAATTATTGGACAGCTTCTAAAAAATTAGCAGATGATATACAAGAAATTGTTATGAAAATAGGTTGGCTTGCTACAATAAAGGCAGAGAATAGAAATGTTTCTAACATAAAAGGCAGAAAAGTAACTTCAGGGACTGTGTATACAATTGGTGTTCATCGAAAATCTAAACATTTTAGATTAAGGGAGAACAGCATATTTAAAAAACACTATAAAGGAAAGGTTTATTGTCTAGAGGTTCCAAATCATACACTTTATGTAAGAAGAAACGGAAAACCTTGTTGGTGCGGGAATTCTATTGGTGTTGTAACTATAAACATGCCACAAATCGGTTATCTATCAAAAGATGACAACGAGTTTTTTGAAAGACTAGATAAACTGATGGAACTTGCAAAACAGAGCCTTGAAATAAAAAGAGAGGTTATTGAAAACCTTACATTCAGTGGTTTACATCCATATTCACGTTTCTATCTCAGCGACGTCAAAAAAACATTTGGTGAATACTGGAAAAATCATTTCTCTACAATTGGTCTGATTGGTATGAATGATGCTTTGCTTAATTTTATGAACAAAAGCATAGGAGATAAGGAGGGTAAAGAGTTTGCTGAAAAAGTTTTGGATCACATGCGTGAGAGAATGGCAGATTTCCAGCAAGAAACAGGTAATATTTTTAATCTTGAGGCAACGCCTGGTGAGGGTAGTTTAGCACCTGATGAAAATGTGCTTGTATCTCAAAGCGATCCTCGTTTTGAGGAAATCGGTCCATTAATTGATAATTATTTAGAAAAAAACAAAGATAAAATCCAGATGGTTGGGACCAGTGAGGTTTTAAAGATTCCATACGGTGAAATGTTTACATATGGTTTCAGTAGAAAAAATCAGAAAATCAAGAGATATCCTGTAACTGCCCTTGTAAGGCATCGTGGAAAATCAATGTATAGTATTACAACTGCATCTGGTAGAAGTATAAAAGTTACTGGACAGCATAGCGTTTTTACATTGAATTCAGAAGGAATACCTAAGGAGGTTTTAGTCAGCGATCTTAGTGTTGGTGCTCATATTGCTGTTCCTAAAAAAATTGAGATAGAAGCAACCAATGAAGAATTTAATCTTATTGAGCTATTTAAAAAATCTTCATTTAATAAATATCTATATGGTATCTTTCCAATTTCTTATATTGAAAGATTGATTGCGGATGACGATGTTAAAAAATGGTGCAATAAACATTACAA comes from Candidatus Thermoplasmatota archaeon and encodes:
- the nrdR gene encoding transcriptional regulator NrdR, whose product is MNCPYCNHIESKVTDSRDTGKYSIRRRRECLKCGKRFTTYESIEMEPLYVIKKDGRREKFDRNKIKNGIMKALEKRPISHEKIDEIVDSIEEKIRRCGKEEVETSLIGEYVMETLKQVDHVGYIRFASVYRSFTDVNSFEKEVKNLMKQTTKKEK
- a CDS encoding ribonucleoside triphosphate reductase; this encodes MIRKIRKRDGRVVDFNPIKITEAIWKAAQAVGGKDYKKAVELTDKVIQMLEKTLKKGEIPTVEQVQDIVEKTLIEEGHAKTAKAYILYRKQHQDIREIGGLLKDIDIVDGYLSMMDWKVQENSNMAYSLQGLNVYATENIISHYWLNKIYPPEIGEAHTKGSYHIHDLGTLGAYCVGWDLKDLLLLGFRGVSGKIESKPAKHFSTALMQVVNYLYTLQGEAAGAQALSNFDSLLAPFIRYDGLSYKDVKQEMQKFLFNMNVPTRVGFQSPFSNCTLDLTVPKYMMDEPVIIGGELKDDTYSDFVDEIGMFNRAFAEVMYEGDAKGRPFTFPIPTYNITKNFNWDDDSLDPIWDMTAKYGAPYFSNFINSDMKPEDARSMCCRLRLDNRELRKRGGGLFGANPKTGCYDEKTEVLTENGWKFFKDVNKNEKVFTLTKNNEIKLHKPIRFFEYDYDNEMYHFKTRSLDLLVTPNHRMLVDNTWTKERKFVEAKDFKPNTHRIPKRGIWNCSKKKFFELPPVSILGGSGPTSRFSDEEIEDIKLEKRNGKSIYQLAKKYNCNPVTIHNICKNSKYGNRERVRVRYETSPLKIKIDNWLKFFGFWLAEGSTDNEKIAKSHGYRTVISQVNKQKRKEIMKVLDSLPFNYTLEDETYFVICNKQLWSYLRQFGDKYTKFIPREIKELDRKKLKILFDWMVKRDGYIRKSNGQINYWTASKKLADDIQEIVMKIGWLATIKAENRNVSNIKGRKVTSGTVYTIGVHRKSKHFRLRENSIFKKHYKGKVYCLEVPNHTLYVRRNGKPCWCGNSIGVVTINMPQIGYLSKDDNEFFERLDKLMELAKQSLEIKREVIENLTFSGLHPYSRFYLSDVKKTFGEYWKNHFSTIGLIGMNDALLNFMNKSIGDKEGKEFAEKVLDHMRERMADFQQETGNIFNLEATPGEGSLAPDENVLVSQSDPRFEEIGPLIDNYLEKNKDKIQMVGTSEVLKIPYGEMFTYGFSRKNQKIKRYPVTALVRHRGKSMYSITTASGRSIKVTGQHSVFTLNSEGIPKEVLVSDLSVGAHIAVPKKIEIEATNEEFNLIELFKKSSFNKYLYGIFPISYIERLIADDDVKKWCNKHYKFKWSSVKSLWRKRKIIPLKLIYDLNIKIDREILISSKIFYRYSKNTKPINAIIPISEDFGFIVGCLLSEGWLAERIEFSNTDKNFADKFFKSVEKIFGNESVHIAYYKRKKPRKIRYVVTLSKSIGLFFREIGLQGKSNEKQVPNFIFSSNLDCVTGLLRGYYLGDGSFYKNIEKNDYSVDLYSSSKKLIDGLNLLFLRFGILTKIREDKKSKYNSRWNDNYCISITGAENLEIFFANILKEKSQLGKIHSGGYTISEIPKIIKQIMQRHGIKPSDLNICKDSINKNIRINRISNQYLHEIIQKLSNSIKEKDEALDQLKILATSDIYWDKVKEIKRLKPTRYVYDFEVDVKDDFVNNFLGGSGLVCLHNTSYRLPKIDKANYPDIRIYNQEKYNGGRRGEVEPYYTNSTQLPVGYTSDVFEALDLQDSLQSRYTGGTVLHVFLGEDSPSPEAAKKLIRKIAENYTLPYYTLTPTFSVCPDHGYIAGEHQTCPTCEAQKKTTACEVYSRVVGYLRPVNQWNRGKQQEFRDRKMFNTMEKKTRVAVAK